TCGCAAAGCTACCCGGATACGGCGCGAACCTTCGTCCAGCCGCTTGGCCAAGGTAATTTCTTCCTCTCGTGTCAGGAGCGCCCGCTCCCCGAATGAGCGAAAGTAGAGTGACTCCAGGAGAAAGGGGCTCGCGCCGGAACTTGTTTTGAGCGTGGCGGCGTCCAAGTCTTTCCCGTCCTTCTCAGTCGGCTCAGCCTCCACTTCCGCCTCCCGTCCGATCGCTTCCATGGCATCGCTGGCGTCGGAATCGTCGGTGTCGACATCGGCTGTCGCGGTCTGGTCGTCTATGCTTTCTGTTGTCCGCAGGTCTTCATGTTCCATCGCGTCACCTCTTGTCTCCTGGTTTCGCATCTGTTCACTCCTGTTAGAGTTATCTTGAATCAATAAGATTCACCGATATTTCTGCCACTCTATAGTCCTTCTACGAAGCAAGAGTGATGCTGGATTGAACATGAGAAGCCCGACGCGCAATCCCGAAGATATTGCAGCAAGATTAGGGGGGGTTAATGAGAGAAACTGAACCGAAGTGTGATGCGAATGCGGCAACTATGTAGGAATTGCACTGCGTCCCAACCGATCTGCCTCACCCGTTCTCTCTCCGACCATCTTCGCTGGTCGATGCGGGTCGTCGCGCTCACTGAAAACCGCGAATCGTTTTGGGATTGACGCTGAGAGAGGTGCGCACTTCATGGAATAGAGGGGAGAATGATTACGGCGCTCCCTATCATCGGTTGCAAAGGGGAGAACGAACCCCCTAGAATGCCGCCCCATGTCACAACTTCTATCAGGCGAACGCATCCATCTCGTCGACAAGAAAGGGCGGCAGTACGCGCTGACGCTCAAGGCCGGGGAGACGTATCAATTCAGCGGGCAAAAGATTCCTCACGACGAGATGATCGGCCGTCCCGATGGGACGGTGGTGACTTTGTCGGGGGGCAAGAAGATGCTGGCGTTACGTCCGACCTTCGGTGACTATGTCTTGAAAATGCCGCGTGGCGCCCAGGTGCTGTATCCCAAGGATCTGGCACTCATTCCAATGTGGGCGGATGTGTATCCTGGCGCGCGGGTCTTCGAAGCCGGGACCGGTTCCGGTGCGTTGACCATGGCGCTGTTGCGTCTCGTAGGGCCGCAAGGCCTTGTTGTCACGTATGACTTGAGGGAAGACTTTGCGAAAACAGCGTTGACTAATATCAATCGTTATCTAGGGCCGACGCCGAATCTTGTGTCTTTGAGAAAGAGCGCTTACGAGGGGATTGATTTACTGGACGATGGGGTCCCGTTTGATCGCGTTGTACTCGATTTGCCGGAGCCCTGGCAGGTGGTCCCGCACGCGGCCAAAGCCTTGCGGTCAGGCGGCATCTATTTGAGTTTTGTACCGACGGTTCCGCAAGTCGTTCAAACCGTTGAAGCGCTTGAGCGGGCAAAGGTGTTTGGCATGGTGGAGACCTTCGAATCCCTCATCCGTACCTGGTCGGTGTTGGGGCGAAGCGTTCGTCCCGATCATCGGATGGTGGCCCATTCGGGTTTTATCACGGTGGCGAGGAAGGTCGAGCCGGGTCTGCTGGGAATCGGTCGCGAGCCGGAACTTGCGGAGGCGTTTCTCTCAGAATCCCTCGGGGCCAGCGAGACAGAAGGGGCAGCGTCATGAAACGGTTGGAGGGAAAAGTTGCGTTAATCACGGGCGGGAATGCCGGCATTGGGGAGTCCGTCGCCAAGCGGTTCGCCGAGGAGGGTGCGGCTGTTGTGATCACGGGCCGACGCCAGGCCGAACTCGATCGGGTAGTCCGTGAGATCTCAGCGCACGGTGGCAAGGTGCTCGCTGTCGTCGGGTCGGTCACGGATGACGGTCATGTGCGGGCGGTGGTTCAGCAGGCATTAGCGTCGTTTCGAAAAATTGATGTGTTGGTGAACAACGCCGGTGTCGGAGATTTTGGAAAACGCCTTCATGAGATGGATG
The sequence above is drawn from the Nitrospira sp. genome and encodes:
- a CDS encoding tRNA (adenine-N1)-methyltransferase, which codes for MSQLLSGERIHLVDKKGRQYALTLKAGETYQFSGQKIPHDEMIGRPDGTVVTLSGGKKMLALRPTFGDYVLKMPRGAQVLYPKDLALIPMWADVYPGARVFEAGTGSGALTMALLRLVGPQGLVVTYDLREDFAKTALTNINRYLGPTPNLVSLRKSAYEGIDLLDDGVPFDRVVLDLPEPWQVVPHAAKALRSGGIYLSFVPTVPQVVQTVEALERAKVFGMVETFESLIRTWSVLGRSVRPDHRMVAHSGFITVARKVEPGLLGIGREPELAEAFLSESLGASETEGAAS